One window of Sphingomonas sp. KC8 genomic DNA carries:
- a CDS encoding P-II family nitrogen regulator, which produces MKLVIAIIKPFKLDEVREALSGLGVQGMTVTEVKGFGRQKGQTEIYRGAEYSTNMVPKIKVEVVAGDDLADRVVEAIQQAANTGAIGDGKIFVLDVGQAVRIRTGETDDSAL; this is translated from the coding sequence ATGAAACTCGTCATAGCCATCATCAAGCCGTTCAAGCTCGACGAGGTGCGTGAAGCGCTCTCCGGGCTGGGCGTGCAGGGCATGACCGTTACCGAAGTCAAAGGCTTCGGGCGGCAAAAGGGGCAGACCGAGATCTATCGGGGCGCCGAATACAGCACGAACATGGTGCCGAAGATCAAGGTCGAGGTGGTCGCAGGGGACGACCTGGCGGACCGTGTCGTCGAAGCGATCCAGCAGGCCGCGAATACCGGCGCGATCGGCGACGGCAAGATCTTCGTCCTCGACGTCGGTCAGGCCGTGCGCATCCGCACCGGCGAAACCGACGACAGCGCACTCTGA
- a CDS encoding TlpA family protein disulfide reductase: protein MRLLMVLILAFTLGACDTEKSQSPQADVKEPIGQVDISHAGKDAPAIPFEGPNGGPATLASFRGKPLIVNLWATWCAPCIKEMPTLDELAVREKDRIQLIVISMDMGGRREVDPYFAKAKFKALEPYLDKQNVLMEALGSDTLPTTIFYDAAGKEQWRVRGSMDWAGERAKTLIEGAMNPPGKS, encoded by the coding sequence GTGCGGTTGCTAATGGTCCTGATCCTCGCTTTTACACTTGGCGCCTGCGATACGGAGAAGAGCCAGTCGCCGCAAGCCGACGTAAAGGAACCGATCGGCCAGGTCGATATTTCGCACGCCGGCAAGGACGCGCCCGCCATCCCGTTCGAAGGCCCCAATGGTGGCCCGGCAACGCTTGCATCCTTCCGTGGCAAGCCGCTGATCGTCAATCTGTGGGCCACATGGTGCGCGCCGTGCATCAAGGAGATGCCGACCTTGGATGAACTGGCCGTGCGCGAAAAGGATCGCATCCAGCTGATCGTCATCAGCATGGACATGGGCGGCCGGCGTGAAGTCGATCCCTATTTCGCCAAGGCGAAGTTCAAGGCGCTTGAACCCTATCTCGACAAGCAGAATGTGCTGATGGAAGCGCTGGGTAGCGACACCCTGCCGACAACGATCTTCTATGATGCTGCCGGCAAGGAACAATGGCGCGTACGCGGATCGATGGACTGGGCCGGCGAACGCGCCAAAACCTTGATCGAAGGCGCGATGAACCCGCCCGGCAAAAGCTGA